A region of Chlamydia crocodili DNA encodes the following proteins:
- a CDS encoding GreA/GreB family elongation factor, which translates to MDYLEKLQVLIDEEQPSSFFNLWEEYCFNDVVRGAELVQILEKVRHSSLAPLFGKISDTVLPLWERIPDGKEKDQVLQLVLDIQNTNAKPFYDAAIDYVNRKYQGRENFNEALRVVGLRDGREFQYSLSRFDFLMHLHEGNFVFHSGGWGVGEVMSVSFLQQKVLIEFEGVMMAKDISFETAFKSLIPLDKDHFLSRRFGDPDGFEAYAKEHPSEVIEILLKDLGPKTAKEIKDELVDLVIPEAEWNRWWQATKSKIKKNTRIVAPKTIKDPYKYNPGGDSLISQLENRLSQIEDTSGKLTEIYQFIRDLHSELKKPENREIIIKTLQTLVIEDNQSLEIQRDLLLSDFLGEKSSVLDSKFLSSLDEEGIISIVNNISIVALQKVFLMLIKKHSPVWENVFMKIFLSTTSPSLRELTFKVFKGEDSYCKKIEKKLLECAEHPMMYPEVFAWFFLKLGSHDDGIFDPNNKEIERLFLEAAMVFMYHVASTPQKELGKKIYNFLVGQRYLAVRNMIEGAPLSYLKEILLLSTKCSQFSSSDLSVLQSLAEVVHPDLKKNKVVVEEDILWTTSESFTRMKNKLQSLVGKEMVDNAKEIEDARALGDLRENSEYKFALEKRARLQEEIRVLSEEVNRARILTKDIVFTDKVGVGCRVSLEDEKGNLITYSILGPWDADPDNYILSLKSKLAQEMLDKSVGATLQFQGKKYKISQIQSIWDA; encoded by the coding sequence GTGGACTATCTAGAAAAGTTGCAAGTCTTAATAGACGAAGAGCAACCCTCAAGTTTCTTTAATTTGTGGGAAGAATATTGTTTTAACGATGTGGTGCGAGGGGCAGAGCTTGTCCAGATCTTAGAGAAAGTAAGGCATTCATCTTTAGCTCCTTTGTTTGGTAAAATATCAGATACAGTTCTTCCTTTATGGGAAAGGATACCTGATGGAAAAGAGAAAGATCAGGTTCTTCAATTAGTTTTGGATATCCAAAACACTAATGCTAAACCGTTTTATGATGCTGCGATCGACTATGTAAATAGAAAGTATCAAGGTAGAGAAAATTTTAATGAGGCCTTAAGGGTTGTTGGTCTGCGTGATGGTCGTGAGTTTCAATATAGTTTAAGCCGTTTTGATTTCTTAATGCATTTACATGAAGGGAATTTCGTCTTCCATTCTGGAGGATGGGGAGTTGGAGAGGTTATGAGTGTATCCTTTCTTCAACAGAAAGTTCTCATAGAATTTGAGGGAGTTATGATGGCTAAAGACATCTCCTTTGAAACAGCTTTTAAGAGTTTAATTCCTTTAGATAAAGATCATTTTTTATCACGAAGATTTGGCGATCCAGATGGTTTTGAAGCTTATGCTAAGGAACATCCTTCAGAAGTTATAGAAATTCTTCTCAAAGATTTAGGTCCAAAAACTGCTAAAGAAATAAAAGATGAGCTTGTGGATTTAGTTATTCCTGAAGCTGAGTGGAATCGTTGGTGGCAAGCAACTAAGAGTAAGATTAAGAAAAACACTCGTATAGTAGCTCCTAAGACAATAAAGGATCCTTATAAATATAATCCCGGAGGAGATTCTTTAATTTCTCAGTTAGAAAACCGACTTTCTCAAATCGAGGATACTTCTGGAAAACTTACTGAGATTTATCAATTTATTCGTGATTTACATAGTGAATTAAAGAAGCCTGAAAATCGCGAAATTATAATAAAAACATTGCAAACACTTGTTATTGAGGATAACCAATCTTTAGAAATTCAAAGAGATTTATTGCTTTCAGATTTTTTGGGAGAGAAATCGAGCGTTTTAGATAGCAAATTCTTATCTTCTCTTGATGAAGAGGGGATTATTTCTATAGTTAATAATATTTCCATAGTAGCTTTGCAAAAGGTGTTTTTAATGTTGATAAAGAAGCATTCTCCGGTTTGGGAGAATGTTTTCATGAAGATTTTTCTTTCAACAACATCTCCATCTCTTAGAGAGCTTACTTTTAAAGTGTTCAAAGGTGAGGATTCTTACTGTAAAAAAATTGAGAAAAAACTTCTTGAATGTGCTGAACATCCAATGATGTATCCTGAAGTTTTTGCTTGGTTTTTCTTAAAACTAGGGTCTCATGATGATGGTATTTTTGATCCAAATAATAAAGAGATAGAAAGATTATTTTTAGAGGCAGCTATGGTATTTATGTATCATGTTGCTTCAACACCGCAGAAAGAATTAGGGAAAAAGATTTATAACTTTCTTGTGGGTCAGCGTTATTTAGCTGTTCGTAATATGATAGAGGGGGCTCCGTTATCGTATTTAAAAGAGATTTTATTACTGTCTACAAAGTGTAGCCAGTTTTCTTCTAGTGATCTTAGTGTTTTACAAAGCCTTGCTGAGGTTGTGCATCCTGATTTGAAGAAAAATAAAGTTGTTGTAGAAGAAGATATTCTTTGGACAACTTCTGAAAGCTTCACTAGAATGAAAAACAAGCTTCAATCTCTTGTTGGTAAGGAAATGGTAGACAATGCTAAAGAAATCGAGGATGCAAGGGCTTTAGGAGACCTTAGGGAGAATTCTGAGTATAAATTTGCTTTAGAAAAACGTGCGCGTTTACAAGAAGAAATTCGAGTGCTTTCAGAAGAGGTAAATCGAGCTAGAATACTGACTAAGGATATAGTCTTTACTGATAAGGTTGGTGTAGGTTGTAGAGTTTCTTTGGAAGACGAAAAAGGAAATCTTATCACTTATTCAATTCTTGGTCCTTGGGACGCTGATCCAGATAATTATATTCTTTCTTTAAAGTCTAAACTTGCTCAAGAAATGCTCGATAAAAGTGTTGGAGCGACCTTACAGTTTCAAGGAAAGAAATATAAGATAAGTCAAATACAATCTATTTGGGATGCGTAA
- a CDS encoding amino acid aminotransferase, which produces MSFFNQLPTFAPDSILGLQKLFLEDEREEKVNLVIGSYEDPNKAYGGFSSVRKAQFLFLEDEMNKGYLPISGLPSFNQEMEKLVFGNVNSSFVVGAQALGGTGALHLGAKIFSMAYPSGKVYIPEQTWGNHVRIFAQQGLEVLKYPYYSSESKTLLFDEMLSVLKSAPKYSLVLLQCCCHNPTGMDLDENMWTRLAEVMKENQLLPFFDTAYLGFGLGIKEDRRPIEIFIEAGNAIFVAACASKNFSLYGERVGYFAAYSKVVDDLDKISSCLEEKIRGEYSSPPRHGARIVSTILSDGVLEKEWISELDTIRNSLGKTRARFVQAMRNHIGHSFDFILSQKGFFGYPGFSLEQVLFLRLEKGIYTTSGARFNLNGITDKNIDYVAQSFSETYQLS; this is translated from the coding sequence ATGAGTTTTTTTAATCAGTTACCCACATTTGCTCCTGATTCTATTTTAGGTCTGCAAAAACTATTTTTAGAAGATGAACGAGAGGAAAAGGTAAATCTTGTTATAGGTTCTTATGAAGATCCTAACAAGGCATATGGTGGTTTTTCTAGCGTTCGTAAGGCACAATTTCTATTTTTAGAAGACGAGATGAATAAGGGGTATTTACCTATCAGTGGGTTACCTTCTTTTAATCAAGAGATGGAGAAACTTGTTTTTGGTAATGTAAATTCTAGTTTTGTTGTTGGTGCTCAGGCATTAGGAGGAACGGGAGCTTTACATTTAGGCGCCAAGATTTTTTCTATGGCCTATCCTTCGGGTAAGGTGTATATTCCCGAACAAACTTGGGGGAATCATGTAAGAATATTCGCTCAACAAGGTTTAGAGGTTCTTAAATATCCTTATTATAGTTCAGAAAGCAAGACCTTGCTTTTTGATGAGATGCTTTCTGTATTAAAATCCGCTCCCAAATATTCTTTAGTGCTTTTGCAATGTTGTTGTCATAATCCTACAGGTATGGATCTTGATGAAAATATGTGGACACGTCTTGCTGAAGTGATGAAAGAGAATCAACTTTTACCTTTTTTCGATACTGCTTATTTAGGTTTTGGTTTGGGTATCAAGGAAGATAGGCGTCCTATAGAGATTTTCATAGAAGCTGGAAATGCGATATTTGTAGCTGCTTGTGCAAGTAAGAATTTTTCTCTTTATGGAGAGAGAGTCGGCTATTTTGCTGCCTATAGTAAAGTTGTTGACGATTTAGATAAAATTTCTAGTTGTCTCGAAGAGAAAATCCGTGGTGAATATTCTTCTCCTCCTAGACATGGAGCTCGAATTGTTTCGACGATCTTATCAGATGGTGTTTTGGAAAAAGAATGGATATCAGAATTAGATACTATTCGTAATTCTTTAGGAAAAACACGAGCTCGATTTGTTCAAGCTATGCGTAACCATATAGGTCATTCTTTTGACTTTATTTTGTCTCAGAAGGGATTTTTTGGATATCCTGGGTTTTCTTTAGAACAAGTGCTTTTTCTTAGATTAGAGAAAGGTATTTATACCACAAGTGGAGCAAGATTTAATTTAAACGGAATCACTGATAAGAATATCGATTATGTTGCACAGAGTTTTTCTGAGACATATCAGTTATCATAG
- a CDS encoding rod shape-determining protein MreC, whose amino-acid sequence MCAIKKPERHRSAIKTAGSIAYRRYRKNRLYVYLVISLSIILCWSLPRPFYEDLQKRFISLHTRVFFKHSEVVPIDYSIQDIENIILKDRITILEERLQAYEVANYIPPLFSEILSPYFRKLIASRVIYRDPSHWGSSCWINVGKEQKIQKNSPVLSGKVLIGLVDYVGEQQSRIRLITDVGMQPSVIAVRGGIQAWLVRDQIQGLKKHLERLSDSYILEKDKYEKIDQLEELNSFIHYSDENTLLLRGTLSGSGGPLWKDETLILHGEGFCFSDGKGLRVGDILITTGLDGVFPPGLFVAEITKVCQPREGACSYKIEAKSLAEDLTDLSSVLVLPAMEFNPNDRPDIFGLLWD is encoded by the coding sequence ATGTGTGCAATTAAAAAACCTGAAAGACATCGTTCTGCGATTAAAACAGCCGGTTCTATTGCTTATCGTCGTTATAGAAAAAATAGGCTCTATGTCTATTTAGTGATTTCTTTGAGTATTATTTTGTGTTGGTCTTTACCAAGACCTTTTTATGAAGATCTTCAGAAGAGATTCATATCTTTGCATACACGTGTTTTCTTTAAACACAGTGAAGTTGTTCCTATAGATTATTCGATACAAGATATTGAAAATATCATCTTAAAAGATCGTATTACTATTTTAGAGGAGCGTTTACAGGCTTATGAGGTTGCTAATTATATACCCCCATTGTTTTCTGAGATCTTATCTCCATATTTCCGCAAGTTAATTGCTAGTCGTGTTATTTATCGTGATCCTTCTCACTGGGGAAGCTCTTGTTGGATAAACGTAGGTAAAGAGCAAAAGATACAGAAAAACTCCCCAGTATTATCAGGAAAGGTCCTTATTGGTCTTGTAGATTATGTGGGGGAGCAACAATCACGAATACGCTTAATCACTGATGTGGGTATGCAACCTTCAGTCATTGCTGTTCGTGGGGGAATACAAGCCTGGTTAGTAAGAGATCAGATACAAGGTCTTAAAAAACATCTCGAACGCCTTTCTGATTCCTATATTCTTGAGAAAGATAAATATGAAAAAATAGATCAATTAGAAGAGCTCAACTCATTTATACATTATAGTGATGAAAACACTTTGCTTTTAAGAGGCACATTATCAGGTAGTGGTGGTCCTTTATGGAAAGATGAAACACTAATTCTACATGGTGAGGGATTTTGTTTTTCTGATGGAAAAGGCCTGCGTGTTGGGGATATTTTAATTACAACAGGATTGGATGGTGTGTTCCCTCCAGGATTGTTTGTTGCTGAGATTACCAAAGTTTGTCAACCTAGAGAAGGTGCGTGTTCTTATAAAATAGAAGCTAAGTCGTTAGCTGAAGATTTAACGGATCTTTCTTCTGTTTTGGTTCTTCCTGCGATGGAATTTAATCCTAATGATAGACCGGATATTTTTGGTTTATTATGGGATTAG
- the recB gene encoding exodeoxyribonuclease V subunit beta, whose product MKPFDIFNAQTSIHGKYFLEASAGTGKTFTIEQIVLRAILEGSVSHVENILAVTFTNAATNELKLRIQDNLKHALSQLKSALKDPSAPLPPYLKDVSDVKRLYMQVRNALATIDRMAIFTIHGFCNHVLQQHFPELQMTQTNTVLTHTQSVFHHIQKYLSQDVWRSVLFPEQFYLLAARYNSKYTSFLTDKLLSSYTLQTFEHLSSKTSTWESLESWYGSVRAKIQDIPETEFLEQLLQHKESFRKQPFSIDEDLQLFVKYLYDEKISVRLFSFSKIAETFHPKNRLARYQTSRAFSYIEETSWFHYTEQFCNLDLIFNTLLRDLQLYLKNHYTRWLSPDESISALEDILLSSRSEEIITALRKRFQLVLIDEFQDTDRKQWNIFSKLFANDAFSGSLFLIGDPKQSIYEWRNADLATYLKAKSTFPKSSQLHLINNYRSTVKLMEAINFLFCKCSPFLEIPGYEPIEYHPLHPQSSEHFENSQHAPIHFFSYDDTSDHAAWISRTASYLQETHDIPLGRMAILVSDSAQAFDLITHCSVPVAFSKNKSIFHLTETYLLTLAWLEAILHPENYEKIQRVLLSSLFRHNLSEVIEKKELYSTYFFSLRSYIFDHGLLATFYHFMTMQGEALLKTPQGDLIFQEMERLCAYLNTVSSHPQHQLLYLQYFSETGRWEENLSFSSYSEDTEILKITTIHASKGLEYDVVFCAGLDKSKKNKSASEWIREMYVACTRARKQLFIPIQNSSNSRRNSALTNYVKLEGSHESIIDLAQQLSKEQPTMFSLSAIESNLEVKEPVYKMVPPSLFTLPIAPTKQIFSFSSVKQILDNETSLDSDITEAVASSVLPKGRKTGIIIHKILENISPNFKIPLSKILSIVTNFVKNTHLEGYEEIISQKLIITFSSPLSFATECFSLKDIIPHKIFTEESFLFSNKEQLWQGVIDLFFEHNDKYYIIDWKTSFLGEMSSEYSQENLFNYIREQNLDYQGAIYIHAAKRFLQQFDIARDVEMGFVFIRGIDPEGNGFLRLPNQKMPNPIINQKYPVYH is encoded by the coding sequence ATGAAACCGTTTGATATTTTTAATGCTCAAACATCCATTCATGGAAAATATTTCTTAGAAGCCTCTGCTGGTACAGGAAAGACTTTTACTATTGAACAAATTGTCTTGCGAGCTATTTTAGAAGGTTCTGTTTCCCATGTTGAAAATATTCTTGCAGTAACATTCACAAACGCAGCAACTAACGAATTAAAACTCAGGATTCAAGATAATCTTAAGCATGCGTTATCTCAGTTAAAATCCGCTCTCAAAGATCCTTCAGCACCTCTTCCTCCTTATCTAAAAGATGTTAGTGATGTAAAACGGCTTTACATGCAAGTACGTAATGCTTTGGCAACTATAGATCGCATGGCGATCTTTACCATTCATGGATTTTGCAATCACGTGCTACAGCAACATTTTCCTGAACTGCAAATGACACAGACTAATACTGTTCTTACCCATACACAATCAGTTTTTCATCACATCCAAAAATATCTATCCCAAGACGTTTGGCGTTCTGTTTTGTTTCCCGAGCAATTTTATCTGCTTGCAGCCAGATATAATTCTAAATACACATCTTTTTTAACTGATAAGCTACTCTCTAGTTATACACTGCAAACTTTTGAGCATTTATCTTCAAAAACTTCTACTTGGGAATCTCTAGAATCATGGTACGGCTCCGTTCGAGCTAAAATACAAGATATTCCAGAGACAGAATTTCTAGAGCAATTACTACAACACAAAGAAAGTTTTAGAAAACAACCCTTTTCTATAGATGAAGATCTTCAGCTTTTTGTAAAATACTTGTATGACGAAAAAATATCCGTACGCTTATTTTCTTTTTCTAAAATTGCAGAGACTTTCCATCCTAAAAATCGCTTAGCACGTTATCAGACCTCTAGAGCTTTTAGCTATATAGAGGAGACCTCCTGGTTTCACTATACTGAACAATTTTGCAATTTAGACCTTATTTTTAACACTCTACTTCGAGACTTACAACTCTATTTAAAGAATCATTATACGCGGTGGTTATCTCCGGATGAGAGCATCTCAGCTTTAGAAGATATTCTCCTCTCTTCAAGATCCGAAGAAATCATAACAGCTCTAAGGAAGCGTTTTCAGTTAGTATTGATCGATGAATTCCAGGATACCGATAGGAAACAATGGAATATATTTTCAAAGCTGTTTGCAAATGATGCTTTCTCAGGATCCCTATTTTTAATAGGTGATCCAAAACAATCTATTTATGAGTGGAGAAATGCAGATCTCGCTACATATCTAAAAGCTAAATCAACATTTCCTAAATCTTCACAATTGCATCTCATAAATAACTATCGCTCTACTGTAAAACTAATGGAAGCTATTAACTTTCTTTTTTGCAAATGCTCTCCCTTTCTAGAAATTCCAGGTTATGAACCTATAGAGTATCATCCCCTACATCCTCAGAGCTCTGAACATTTTGAGAATTCTCAGCACGCCCCAATACACTTCTTCTCCTATGATGATACTTCGGATCATGCCGCTTGGATTTCCCGTACCGCTTCTTACCTACAAGAGACCCATGATATTCCCCTAGGGCGTATGGCAATTTTAGTATCAGATTCTGCTCAAGCTTTTGATCTCATTACTCATTGTAGTGTTCCTGTAGCATTTTCTAAGAACAAATCAATTTTCCATCTTACAGAAACTTATTTGTTAACGTTAGCGTGGCTAGAAGCTATTCTTCATCCAGAAAATTATGAAAAAATACAGAGAGTATTATTAAGTAGTCTTTTCAGACATAACCTTAGTGAAGTTATAGAAAAAAAAGAGCTCTATTCTACATATTTCTTTTCACTTCGTAGTTATATTTTTGATCATGGACTTTTAGCAACGTTCTATCATTTCATGACTATGCAAGGAGAAGCATTGTTAAAAACGCCACAGGGCGATCTTATTTTCCAAGAAATGGAGAGGCTTTGCGCTTATTTAAACACTGTTTCTTCTCATCCTCAACATCAATTACTCTATTTACAATATTTCTCTGAAACTGGACGTTGGGAAGAAAATCTTTCCTTCTCTTCATATTCTGAAGATACAGAAATATTAAAAATTACCACCATTCACGCATCTAAAGGATTAGAATATGATGTAGTTTTTTGCGCAGGACTAGATAAGTCTAAGAAAAATAAAAGCGCATCAGAATGGATTCGAGAAATGTACGTTGCTTGTACACGAGCAAGAAAACAATTATTTATCCCTATACAAAATTCCTCAAATTCACGACGTAATTCAGCTTTAACCAACTATGTGAAACTTGAAGGTTCTCACGAATCCATTATAGATTTAGCACAACAGTTGTCAAAAGAACAACCCACTATGTTTTCTCTATCAGCTATAGAAAGCAACCTTGAAGTTAAAGAACCTGTTTATAAAATGGTTCCTCCATCACTTTTTACCTTGCCCATAGCTCCCACTAAACAAATCTTTTCTTTTTCTTCTGTAAAACAGATATTAGATAATGAAACTTCTTTAGATAGTGATATCACAGAAGCTGTAGCTTCTTCTGTTCTTCCCAAAGGAAGAAAAACTGGTATTATTATTCATAAAATTTTAGAAAACATTTCTCCTAACTTTAAGATTCCTCTTTCTAAAATCTTGTCAATAGTCACGAATTTCGTTAAAAATACCCATCTAGAGGGTTATGAAGAAATTATTTCTCAAAAGCTCATAATAACATTTTCTTCCCCATTATCTTTTGCTACAGAATGTTTTTCTCTGAAAGATATTATTCCCCATAAAATCTTCACTGAAGAGTCCTTTTTGTTTTCTAACAAAGAACAGCTATGGCAAGGAGTTATTGATCTATTTTTCGAACATAATGATAAGTATTATATTATCGATTGGAAGACATCATTCTTAGGAGAAATGAGTTCTGAATATTCTCAGGAAAATCTCTTTAACTATATAAGAGAGCAAAATCTCGACTATCAAGGTGCTATTTATATTCATGCAGCAAAACGGTTTCTTCAACAATTTGATATTGCTAGAGATGTAGAAATGGGATTTGTTTTTATCCGAGGTATAGATCCCGAGGGAAATGGATTTCTACGCTTACCGAATCAAAAAATGCCTAATCCCATAATAAACCAAAAATATCCGGTCTATCATTAG
- a CDS encoding exodeoxyribonuclease V subunit gamma, with amino-acid sequence MNATKHSQAIFSNSPIHLLAKLAEDLFSTYQQPFTKRWILVANTEIGHWLRRELTNATSNHIFMGSTIFSSSDSLVKHLFAEVCHEKPLIPDYITLPLFIHELLNITHPSIDVRQSKLLSEPSYSSTKSLAAIFKKFYTFSQAPSEKNRYHKDLFSQLDKHFIPINKVFSSVLDALGSEKQNRSLHIFGYSHLPKHFATFFTELSSFFPVYFYCFSPSREYFGDLLSDKSIDFLWRQFTDQSNRDAWEHYILADRQALLANLSHKSQASQNFFLDKEVHYSEAFVIPQETTSLSVLQSNLFHLRPNSPGDTLGKEQTVTIRKALNPSREVHEVFLKISSLLHKGVLPEEIFILSSQLETYKVYLKAVFQPHLPLYFTNNTSPYAEDLKEKFLLLSSILQTQGNLYRLLQLLIHPQLQNPIDINKTPYLLKKLSSEWEKLFKGDGVHIQNLGNNILNEYPFVEEHGKVSQIEIWERILPLLYDLQKLMDIYSSNAVQTYDEHFTQIISSLESIFVLSSEELSLIASLKNSIFPTFSSSKCSLMFFTDFCLDFFDRFCGNSPIYDKPGPYVGSLGDLSFIPKGYTFILGANKNTQAIDLLDLTDSTTQEELVFSSSENEENFHFLQTLVTTKYELHVSYQSSTHNPVLPSAYVNYLQEALNLSITHLPSKAYAPSLFSKKNLVHASQEYHYKLAKAFCSIKEPLPSLFEIPKNTTNLPLHLSVSQIIKSVSSPLDFFLKSNYHVSLRAPATLEIREKLFPTKKQVMLFWENHLSNIPEYIPNNYQSAFSKDLFASYNELIEKWLEKVRLNPLTDPHSVIFSSSLFHDHLRDQDRVLPPVCVNLNGREIFLHGTFFGVFSNGIYSCSIDPKAKIRKVIKKTKAIPDSSFEIQNYLKAYIAIAMLQQSNAITKHAIIRNIISKDHFEDLSLPFSNPEKYLNRVLQVYQMMKEHPIPLISSECWKCLDNPEKFHESIHTAIETDANDPALSLFWKFHNRDYQDQFIVTEKQRLLILSLFKDADETV; translated from the coding sequence ATGAACGCGACCAAACATAGTCAGGCAATTTTTAGCAACTCTCCCATTCACCTATTAGCTAAACTTGCAGAAGATCTATTTTCTACTTATCAACAGCCATTTACTAAAAGATGGATTCTTGTCGCCAATACAGAAATAGGGCATTGGCTACGTAGAGAACTTACTAATGCTACAAGTAACCACATTTTCATGGGGTCGACCATTTTCTCTTCTTCAGACTCCCTTGTCAAACATTTATTCGCTGAAGTTTGTCATGAAAAACCGTTAATTCCTGACTATATAACACTTCCTCTATTTATACACGAGCTGCTAAATATTACTCATCCATCCATTGATGTTAGGCAGAGTAAACTTCTTTCAGAACCCTCTTATAGCTCAACAAAAAGTCTAGCAGCTATTTTTAAAAAATTTTATACATTCTCGCAAGCACCTTCTGAAAAAAATCGCTATCATAAAGACTTGTTCTCTCAACTAGATAAACACTTTATTCCTATCAACAAAGTCTTTTCTTCCGTATTAGATGCTTTGGGTTCTGAAAAACAAAATCGTTCTTTGCATATCTTTGGCTATTCTCATTTACCTAAGCATTTTGCAACTTTTTTTACGGAATTAAGTAGTTTTTTCCCCGTGTACTTTTACTGCTTTTCACCAAGTCGAGAATATTTCGGGGACTTACTTTCTGATAAATCTATTGATTTTTTATGGCGTCAGTTCACAGATCAATCCAATAGAGATGCTTGGGAACATTATATTTTAGCGGATAGGCAGGCATTGCTTGCTAATCTCTCCCATAAATCCCAAGCATCTCAAAATTTCTTTTTAGACAAGGAAGTGCACTACAGCGAAGCTTTTGTGATTCCTCAAGAAACAACATCTTTAAGTGTTTTGCAAAGCAATCTATTTCACTTACGTCCCAATTCACCCGGGGATACTCTAGGCAAAGAACAAACTGTAACGATCAGAAAAGCTTTAAATCCTTCTAGAGAGGTTCATGAAGTGTTTTTGAAGATTTCTTCTCTATTGCATAAAGGTGTGCTTCCTGAAGAAATTTTTATTTTATCTTCTCAATTGGAAACTTACAAAGTCTATTTAAAAGCAGTATTCCAGCCTCATCTACCTCTATACTTCACAAATAACACATCTCCATATGCTGAGGATTTAAAAGAAAAGTTTTTACTCTTATCATCTATTCTGCAAACACAGGGCAATCTCTACCGCCTGCTTCAACTACTCATTCATCCACAACTACAAAATCCTATAGATATCAATAAAACTCCCTATCTTTTGAAAAAACTTTCTAGTGAATGGGAGAAGCTTTTCAAAGGAGATGGGGTTCATATACAAAACTTAGGGAATAATATTCTGAATGAATATCCTTTTGTCGAAGAACATGGCAAGGTAAGCCAAATAGAAATTTGGGAACGCATTCTTCCTCTACTCTATGATTTACAGAAACTTATGGATATTTATTCCTCGAATGCGGTTCAAACTTATGATGAACACTTTACTCAAATTATATCTTCCTTAGAATCGATCTTTGTTTTGTCTTCTGAGGAGCTGTCTTTGATTGCTTCCCTTAAAAATTCTATTTTCCCAACGTTTTCTTCTTCAAAATGTTCTTTAATGTTTTTTACTGATTTTTGTTTGGATTTCTTTGACCGTTTTTGTGGAAATAGTCCTATTTATGACAAGCCTGGTCCTTACGTAGGCTCTTTGGGAGACTTAAGCTTTATCCCTAAAGGTTATACGTTTATTCTCGGAGCAAACAAAAATACGCAAGCTATTGATCTGCTAGACCTTACCGATTCAACAACTCAAGAAGAACTCGTATTTTCTTCTTCGGAAAATGAAGAAAATTTCCATTTTCTTCAGACCCTGGTAACTACTAAATATGAACTTCATGTTAGCTACCAATCTTCTACTCATAACCCCGTTTTACCTAGTGCATATGTGAATTATCTTCAGGAAGCTTTAAATTTATCTATTACTCATCTTCCTTCTAAAGCCTACGCTCCTTCATTATTCTCCAAAAAAAACTTGGTGCATGCTTCTCAAGAATATCATTATAAACTCGCAAAGGCATTCTGCTCTATCAAAGAACCTCTACCTTCTTTGTTTGAAATCCCTAAGAATACTACGAATCTTCCGCTTCATTTATCTGTATCGCAAATAATCAAGTCTGTCTCTTCTCCCTTGGATTTTTTCTTAAAATCTAATTACCATGTTTCTCTTCGAGCTCCTGCAACATTAGAAATTAGAGAAAAACTCTTCCCAACCAAAAAACAAGTCATGTTATTTTGGGAAAATCACCTTTCAAATATACCTGAGTATATTCCGAATAATTACCAGTCTGCTTTTTCTAAAGATTTGTTTGCCTCTTACAATGAACTCATAGAAAAATGGTTAGAAAAAGTAAGATTAAATCCCCTGACAGATCCTCATTCGGTAATTTTCTCTTCTTCATTATTCCATGATCATCTTCGTGATCAAGATCGGGTTCTCCCGCCGGTTTGTGTAAATTTGAATGGTAGAGAGATTTTTCTACATGGAACATTCTTCGGTGTATTCTCTAATGGTATATATTCATGTTCCATTGATCCCAAAGCCAAAATAAGAAAAGTAATCAAGAAAACCAAAGCTATTCCTGACAGCTCTTTTGAAATACAAAATTACTTGAAGGCTTACATAGCTATAGCGATGTTACAACAATCCAATGCCATTACTAAACACGCAATTATAAGAAATATTATCTCTAAAGATCACTTCGAAGATCTGTCCCTTCCTTTTTCTAATCCCGAAAAATATTTAAATCGAGTGCTACAGGTATACCAAATGATGAAAGAGCATCCGATTCCTTTAATTTCTTCTGAATGTTGGAAATGTCTAGACAATCCTGAAAAGTTTCATGAATCTATACATACTGCTATCGAAACAGATGCTAATGATCCTGCCTTATCGCTCTTCTGGAAATTTCATAATCGTGATTATCAAGATCAATTCATAGTTACCGAAAAGCAACGTTTACTGATTCTTTCTTTGTTTAAGGACGCAGATGAAACCGTTTGA